ACGCTGAGAAGCAAAAGCGTTATCGTGAACGTCAAAAAGTTAAAGGTAAAAAAGAAATGCGAGGCTACCTTTCACCAGAAGCTCAAAAATGCTACGAACTGATTGCCGATCAAACTAAATGGAATGATAGTATTATTTTGAGCAATGCCGTTCGTTTGACTTACGCAGCATATAAAAATGGTCAAATAGGCTTGTTGAACAACTGGCTAAATAAAAATGACCTGTAATTATTGGCTGAAAAACATCTCATTCGGTGAACTAAATTAGTTACAAAACTTCAATTTAGATTGTGTTAACGCCTTAATCGCTATATTATTTTGTCTTTACTCCGTTACTTTTTATAAAGTATTCATAAGGTAATCCTACTTTGATAAATGTTTTGTTAGTCGACGACCATGAGTTGGTTCGAACTGGAATACGAAAAATCCTAGACGAAGTAAAAGGACTTAAGGTAATTGGCGAAGCCAAAACAGGCGAGGAAGCCGTTCAATTTTGTCGTAAAACTGAGCCTAACGTTGTTCTGATGGATATGAACATGCCGGGCATTGGTGGCTTAGAAGCAACCAAAAAAATTATACGTTATGCGCCAGATGTTAAAGTTATTGTGTTAACGGTTTATTGTGAAGACCCAATCCCGACAAAAGTTATGCAGATTGGCGCTGCGGGCTATTTAACTAAAGGCGCTGGTTCAGACGAAATGATTAACGCAATTCGTGCTGTTAATAGTGGTCAACGTTATATAACACCAGAAATTGCCCAGCAAATGGCCTTGAACCAATTTAAATCACCTGATGAAAATCCTTTTAGTAGTTTATCTGAACGTGAATTACAAATTATGCTGATGATCACACGTGGCGAAAAAGTACCTAATATTTCTGAGCAATTAGTACTGAGCACCAAAACCATTAACAGCTATCGTTATCGTATGTTTGAAAAGCTTAACGTGGGTAATGATGTTGAATTAACACATTTAGCTATTCGTCATGGTATGTTAAAAACTGAAGTTCTTTAACATTGTCTGACACGCCTTTATCACATGATAAAACACTATTCGATCATAAAGCCTTTCTAGCTGCTGTTTCTGAACAAGCCGGGGTGTATCGTATGTACGATATCACCCAAACGGTAATATATGTAGGTAAGGCCAAACAACTCAAAAATCGCTTAACAAGTTATTTTCGCAAAGATGTTGGAAGTAATAAAACCCGCGCATTAGTTAAACAAATTTCTGCTATAGACGTCACTGTTACCCATACAGAGGGTGAAGCGCTGATCCTCGAAAATAATTATATTAAAAAATATCAGCCAAAATATAATATTTTACTGCGCGACGATAAATCATATCCTTATTTACTTATTACAGATCATAAACATCCCAAATTAGGTCTGCATCGAGGTGGTAAAAAGGTTAAAGGAGATTACTTTGGACCTTATCCTACGGTAGGGGCGGTATGGGAAAGCTTACGCCTTATGCAAAAGCTCTTTCCGTTAAGGCAATGTGAAGACAGTTACTACCGCGCTCGAAGTCGTCCATGTTTACAGCATCAACTAGGGCGTTGTTCAGCGCCTTGTGTAGATAAAATATCGCCTGAAGATTATCAAAAGCAGGTGCAGTTAGCTAAGTTATTCCTTAAAGGCAAAAGCTCTAAAGTCATTGAGCATTTGGTAGTAAACATGGAAAACGCCAGCAAAACGCTGAACTTTGAACATGCGGCAAAGTATAGAGACCAAATATCAACATTACGTAAAGTTCAACAACAACAATTTGTCAGTGGCTCAGCTGCTGAAATGGATGTTATCGGAATTCATCGTCATAAATCGCAAGCATGTATTCATTTACTCTTTGTTCGCGATCATAAAATATTAGGCAGTAAAAGTTATTTTCCAACCGTTCCTGTTGATACCAGCGATGCTGAGATAATAGCGGCTTTTATCAGTCAACATTATATCGGTAATGATCTTAATTTAGGGGCTATACCGAAAGAAATTATTATTCCTGAAGCAATTGAAAACCAACAAGATATAGTACGAGTTATTATTGAACAGGCCGAGCATGATGTAAAAATGTCGCATAATGTGCGAACTGAGCGTGCTCAATATTTAAAATTGGCATGTACAAATGCTGCTACCGCATTAATGACACGCAACTCTCATAAAGAATCAATGCAAGCTAGGTTTTCTGCACTAAATGAAGTGTTTGAATTAACCAATGGCATATCTCGCATTGAATGCTTTGATATTAGCCATACTATGGGACAACAAACCGTGGCGTCTAATGTAGTCTTTAATCAAGAAGGGCCGCTAAAAAGTGATTACAGGCGCTATAACGTGCATGGAATTACCCCCGGCGATGATTATGCTGCTATGGCCTTTGCTTTAGATAAACGTTACAGCAAAGTCACCAGTGAAGAAAAAATGCCAGATATTATTTTTATTGATGGTGGTAAAGGTCAATTAGCAAAAGCAGAAGATTTTTTTGCTGGCGTTGATCAAGTAAAAACACCGTTATTGGTTGGTGTTGCTAAAGGTGAGTCAAGAAAGCCAGGTCTTGAAACCTTAATTTTAGCAGGGAGTCATCAATTAATATCGCTGCCTGCCACATCACCGGCTTTGCATCTGGTTCAGCATATTCGTGATGAATCTCATCGCTTTGCTATCACAGGGCATAGAGCTAAACGACAAAAAGCCAGTAAAAAGTCAACTTTAGAAAGTATTCCAGGAATAGGCGCTAAAAAAAGACAAGCGCTTTTACAGTATTTAGGTGGTTTACAAGAAGTTTTAAAAGCCGATAAAGCCACATTAGAAAAAGTACCTGGTGTTAGTAAAGTATTGGCAGAAAATATTTATGACGCCTTGCATGACAATTAGCACTCAATCTGTGTAAAATGTCTGTAAAATCTTGCTCAGTTAACGATAAGAATATAAGACATATTATGTGGACCATCCCCAACCAAATTACATTATTTAGAATTGTGTTAATCCCCGTTTTTATCGTGGTGTTTTATTTACCTGTATCGTGGAATCATTTCGGCGCGTTTGTTGTCTTTTGGTTTGCCGCAATTAGTGATGCACTTGATGGTTATTTAGCCCGTAAACTTAATCAATCATCGGCTTTTGGCGCTTTTATAGACCCTGTTGCTGATAAATTAATGGTGGTCGCTGCATTAGTTATTCTGATTCAAGACTTACAAGTTTGGTGGATCTCAGTGTCGGCAATATTAATGATAGCGCGTGAAATATTTATTAGTGCCTTACGTGAATTTATGTCTTCACGCGGTAAAAGAGACATAATTGCTGTTTCGCAATTGGGTAAATATAAAACTGCGGCACAAATGTTAGGTATTATGGGACTCATTTGGTATCCAACTTATGATATCCCATTAATATTATTTGAATTTCCACATGAAATATTACTTTTTGCTGCTTTTAGCTTTTATGCTATCGCTACAGTGCTTACTTTTTGGTCAATGGTGGTTTATTTTAAAGCTGCTTGGCCAGAGTTAAGTAAGTGATTTGTGATTAAAAGCTTTTATTTTAGCTAAAAAAACACCAGATTAGTCGCTTTTTGAGCAGTCAAAACAAAATTGATATTAAAGGGTTGACTCATCAGTTTTTCAATGTAGAATGCGTTTCCAGTTGACAGGGAGTCAGCAGATGAAGCGGCTGTAGCTCAGCTGGTAGAGCATCACGTTGCCAACGTGAATGTCACGAGTTCGAGTCTCGTTAGCCGCTCCAATTCTCTATAAGAGAATAATAAAAGGAATACTACCTTACTCGTAGTAAATGAAATTGGCGGGTTGGCAGAGTGGCCATGCACCGGATTGCAAATCCGATTACCTCGGTTCGACTCCGGGACCCGCCTCCACATTGCCCGAGTGGTGGAATTGGTAGACACAAGGGATTTAAAATCCCTCGCTTGTAAGAGTGTGCCGGTTCAAGTCCGGCCTCGGGTACCATTTCATTAGTACAGTAGGGGTGTTAATACATATTGGCGTATGTATAGAATAAATTTAAAATATGAAGCGGCTGTAGCTCAGCTGGTAGAGCATCACGTTGCCAACGTGAATGTCACGAGTTCGAGTCTCGTTAGCCGCTCCAATTTTTAAATGTGTAAATGCTTAATGTTTTAATTAGTTAAGTTAATGAAGCGGCTGTAGCTCAGCTGGTAGAGCATCACGTTGCCAACGTGAATGTCACGAGTTCGAGTCTCGTTAGCCGCTCCAAATTCGATAGTTTTACTATCAAAGTAGGGAACCAATCTCTACTATAAAAAATACTCTCGATGCCCGAGTGGTGGAATTGGTAGACACAAGGGATTTAAAATCCCTCGCTTGTAAGAGTGTGCCGGTTCAAGTCCGGCCTCGGGTACCATTACTGCAAAATCAATGTAAGATTGATTAACCAGTAAATTAGTATTTTTAAATATCTACGAAGCGGCTGTAGCTCAGCTGGTAGAGCATCACGTTGCCAACGTGAATGTCACGAGTTCGAGTCTCGTTAGCCGCTCCAAATTCGATAGTTTTACTATCAAAGTAGGGTCCCAATCTCTACTATAAAAAATACTCTCGATGCCCGAGTGGTGGAATTGGTAGACACAAGGGATTTAAAATCCCTCGCTCATAGAGTGTGCCGGTTCAAGTCCGGCCTCGGGTACCATCACTAATA
The Colwellia sp. Arc7-D genome window above contains:
- the pgsA gene encoding CDP-diacylglycerol--glycerol-3-phosphate 3-phosphatidyltransferase, which gives rise to MWTIPNQITLFRIVLIPVFIVVFYLPVSWNHFGAFVVFWFAAISDALDGYLARKLNQSSAFGAFIDPVADKLMVVAALVILIQDLQVWWISVSAILMIAREIFISALREFMSSRGKRDIIAVSQLGKYKTAAQMLGIMGLIWYPTYDIPLILFEFPHEILLFAAFSFYAIATVLTFWSMVVYFKAAWPELSK
- the uvrC gene encoding excinuclease ABC subunit UvrC; protein product: MSDTPLSHDKTLFDHKAFLAAVSEQAGVYRMYDITQTVIYVGKAKQLKNRLTSYFRKDVGSNKTRALVKQISAIDVTVTHTEGEALILENNYIKKYQPKYNILLRDDKSYPYLLITDHKHPKLGLHRGGKKVKGDYFGPYPTVGAVWESLRLMQKLFPLRQCEDSYYRARSRPCLQHQLGRCSAPCVDKISPEDYQKQVQLAKLFLKGKSSKVIEHLVVNMENASKTLNFEHAAKYRDQISTLRKVQQQQFVSGSAAEMDVIGIHRHKSQACIHLLFVRDHKILGSKSYFPTVPVDTSDAEIIAAFISQHYIGNDLNLGAIPKEIIIPEAIENQQDIVRVIIEQAEHDVKMSHNVRTERAQYLKLACTNAATALMTRNSHKESMQARFSALNEVFELTNGISRIECFDISHTMGQQTVASNVVFNQEGPLKSDYRRYNVHGITPGDDYAAMAFALDKRYSKVTSEEKMPDIIFIDGGKGQLAKAEDFFAGVDQVKTPLLVGVAKGESRKPGLETLILAGSHQLISLPATSPALHLVQHIRDESHRFAITGHRAKRQKASKKSTLESIPGIGAKKRQALLQYLGGLQEVLKADKATLEKVPGVSKVLAENIYDALHDN
- the uvrY gene encoding UvrY/SirA/GacA family response regulator transcription factor gives rise to the protein MINVLLVDDHELVRTGIRKILDEVKGLKVIGEAKTGEEAVQFCRKTEPNVVLMDMNMPGIGGLEATKKIIRYAPDVKVIVLTVYCEDPIPTKVMQIGAAGYLTKGAGSDEMINAIRAVNSGQRYITPEIAQQMALNQFKSPDENPFSSLSERELQIMLMITRGEKVPNISEQLVLSTKTINSYRYRMFEKLNVGNDVELTHLAIRHGMLKTEVL